AAGGGATTTTCTGAGGATAATATCATGAATATGTCATTTTCTTTGTACATCCTCATATTGGTTATTTATTCAGCTTCTGTCTCTGTAACAGATTGCAGAGGGGCATCAACCAAATTCTGGTTTTTTCTTtgacaaaaaaatgaaaatgaagcttGGATCCAAGAAATGGAAATCAATTGCCCCTCGTTTGAAAGGAAAATCACCATCTCCCTCTTTTTGTCTGTTTTCCAAAGCTAAGTCAGTTAACTATGGTCCAGGCAAAACACCAGTTTATCTAAACGTGTACGATTTAACCCCTATGAATGGTTATGTCTATTGGGCAGGCCTTGGTATCTTTCACTCTGGCGTAGAAGGTAATGTCACAAACTTCTCTTTTGCAACTACAAAACCAGTTGTGATCTGAAATTAGAAACTTAGTAATGCACCTTGTGATCTTATTCCTTTCTGAGAGTGACATGTATGCATTGTGCAGTCCATGGTGTAGAATATGCATTTGGAGCTCATGACTATCCGACCAGTGGCGTTTTTGAAGTCCAGCCTCGACAATGCCCAGGCTTTAAGTTCAGGAGGTCAATATTGATTGGCACAACCTGCCTTGATCCTCGTGAAGTCAGAGAGTTCATGGAGCAACGCTCTTCAAGCTACTATGGGGATACATATCACCTAATTGTCAAGAACTGCAATCATTTCTGCAGGGACGTCTGTCATCAGTTGACTGGAAAATCAATTCCAAAATGGGTAAATCGACTGGCTAAAATAGGTACCTTTCTATCTCATTCCCTCTTTAAAGTGATTTTCCAGCTGAAACTGATCATGTAAATGTTCATTCTATCGACttgattcaaaaaaaaaaaaaaaatcagctaCACCACAATTTTCATTAGATATAAGAACCTAACATCTAACATATACTGTTGTAATACATCCATTGTCAAAAGTTCTTTAATCTCTGATTGGCTTGATTGGCTAGCTTCCATCATCCTACTGATTTATTTTGCAAGTTTAGTCAGTAACCGTCTTCAAACTGCCACATCCATTGTGGTATCATACTATCATGACATTTGGGTTAAATTAAATCGAATGTAAAGAGTGGTTTTTCATATTCACCAAAAGATTGACTAAAAGGGATCAACATTACAGGTTCCATTTGTAATTGCATACTTCCAGAATCCCTTAGAATATCCGCCGTAAGACACGATCCCGCATACCCTCCATACGAGACCGAGAAGACAAAGCTGAGGAATGCCTTCAGTTGCTTGTCTTCTATATCATCGCGGCAAAAGCAGCTGTCTTCAACTTCATTATTTTTACAGTCACCATTAAAAGGCTGGGAGTTGAAAAAATCCAGCAGTGAACCCTCATGCCTCAAAGGATAGGTGAGAAATATTTGTTTGTTCTAGATATCTTTTCTTGGAAAGAGAAGGGATTTTATCTTTTCGATTTCACATAATTTGTTGAGAGATGCTTGCTGAGTAGATGCAGGCAAAATCTCTGTTAGATGACAAAACCTACTATAGCCTTGCAGTGTAAATGTATGTCGATTTCTGGATCGTACCAATGAATGGTCCGTTACCATGCTGGTCTCTTGTCATTTCAATCCCCTCCcaacaaccaaaaaaaaaaaacccaacaaaaatttAATGGCAAATTACGAAAATCACCCTTAGAGTATGACAGTAATTACAATTATACCTTCAAACTTTCAATCGTAAAAATTGAGCATTCAAATTTATGTAAGCATTAAAATTGGATCCTCGAACTtatataatcataaaaaaaaaaaaaatttgtaataattatatAGGTTTGAAGGATCAGTTTTTATTATTTGGGATTCAATTTTTACCactattgaaaatttgagagTAATTGTAACTATCATCATATTTTAGAAATGATTTCTGTATATGCCCAAAATTTAATGtctaaacttagaaaattaTAGCTAGGTCACTTTGAAATCATGGTTAGTTGGCTAATTTGGTATAGTATGATAGACATCTAGAAGAAGATggacaaataaaacaaaatagaatggCATGAGGAAGGATTCCATATGTTaggtgttattttatttgtttagttgTCCCCTTTCTTTTTTGTCATTTGTCTACTATATATTACCATTATTTGTTTAATAGACATATCATGTCATCATTCTATTCTAGTTGATAGGAGTGCTGTATAGAGtattaatttaatgtaaatggtgtaattgaatattttattaaacaagttttaaTACTAAACAAACAAAATCCTAAACTAGTAATGAGAGAGAGACAGAGAAACCTAGGTTGGCTTAATGGTTGGCTTAATGGTCAATAAAggccatgaaaataataaaggGGTTTAGAAGAAATAGGTTCATTGTCACTTACCTCAAGTGTAATGGCCAAATTTTTTAGACAACAAATGTAGTAGGGTTAGGTTATTACGTGACTCCAGTCATGATGTGTGTTAGCTAGCCCAAAACTCGTAGAcaatgaatttaaattgattactTTTGAAGTTGTTTAGTGTTTaaactaatataattattagtttgataTTTGAATGATACAATCAtcaaagtttagagatataaattttaaaattctcctTCATAcgtgaaataaaattttataaaattatcaatttacACTTCTAAACTTTGGATGTCGTATCAATTACGCTCTTGAACTAATAACTATATTagattaaatcttaaattttgtttaagtaCACTCTCCAAAACATTCCATTTGGAAAAATATCTTATGAACTCTTATAATCGTATCAATTAAACATCaatgtataaatttaaaatctcaATAAGACTCTCGTAAGTGTCTATGCATCAATTCTAACAATCCATTTTATAAAACCAATATTTGATGAAGTTTACACGTACAAATTGATATGTTGGTGATTTTCAAAAGTAATTATAACGAGTgatctaaattaaatttttatggaaatttcagagtttaattattacaaattataggTTTCAGAAGATATTTATTTAAAGCTTTATGATATAAATGGATATTTCCTCTTAATATTTTAAAGGGAGAAGAATCTCGTGTACCCACTGTATTGCTCAGCCAATCTGATTGAAAGCAGAACCTCACGAGTCACAAGCATCCCAAGACAAAGGTGAGAAAAATCCAAGGCAAGTGTGTTCTTTCGTCCAACTGTCTAGTCCTTTTCAGTTGCAAGACAAATTATAGAGAAACATTTGAGAACATGGGTATGGAATTTATAGTATGGTCATGGAGAAATAGCGaagaaacataaaattgaatctTATGAATAACCAATTTAACCAATTTGAGCATAGCTTAGTGATTTAGACGCATCTTCCACTCTTAAAAACGCAGTTCGTGATATAAAACGAAACAAAATGAAAAGAGGAAGTCGGCATGAGATACAGGGGAAGGAAAGAGGAATTCCAAGAGATCTCGATTAAGTTAAACTTGGCTCAATTTTCAACCTATGATTTCCTTTACTATCACTACATTTTGGTAAATAACAACATAGAATTCATGATAGAGAATGTTTATATAGAAAAAGTTAACTGAATCAAACACGGTGTCTCTAATGGAGTAAAGGGTCAAAACCCGACAACGATATTTCGCACAGGCAGCAGCATTTCATGATCATAAACCACCCTTTGTCTTGTGACAGAAGCTCAGCCTGCAGGATGTCAATGACTCTCAAGCAAATTTTGGTGAGATTCACACGTGAACTGAATCCTCAGCAAAACTAGAAACCCTAAATTTGATGAGAGATGAGACCCACACGTATGCACACAAGCTACTCAGCAAAATTGAAGTTCCCAAAAAGAATCATACAAAGAAGTTTATTTGAGACGAtattagttaatgaatgctTGCAcatggtggtggtggtggtgatgGTGTTTTCCATATAATTATCATCTACAAGAATTTACAGAAGATGACATCCCAAATTAGCATTGGCGTGGTATACCTGCAGGAACACCAAAGAGATACCTCagaattcaaattaataggCTGTTTACGCTTTTGCTTTCTCAAGGCAATTTGtcaactctttcaaattttcattcccaaaataaaaattttagtcCAGGCATCAACATGTTACATCATGCTCAGACAAACACAGAAACTCGCCATCACACTAATAAGTAAAAACTCTACTCGAATATTATGTTTGTTATATAAAGTACAGGCCAAGAAACGCACTCTCTAGTAGTATCTAGTATAGATGGGTGGGTGCGTAACTTCCCCCCATCGTAACAGTGCATAAACCTGgacaaaactaaaactaaactCGAACTAGTTAATTCAGTCGTCTTTCTGATGCAAAACACTACGGATGTTATTATTACCATTCAGAGCAGCAAGATAAACACGCTTCTCTGGGAGCCCAATATCCGAAAGCATCATATTTCCCTGCAGATAAAAACAGCCGCCATAACTTATCCAGCACATCACGCTCGAAtagggtgcaaaatagtttgaGCTCTGAAAATTTTGGTTGCATAGGAAACTCATCTTGCGAGAACAATTAACTAGAAAGATCTCAAAGTTTTTCTCGTTGTCCTTGTTGCCTTTTGAGAGGGCATGTTTAAGATCTCCGATCACTCTCCTAAATGAATATAGTATAGTGCCAAAGAAGAAAGCATACCTCTTTCGCCATCAATCTTCTGATATTATTAGCATATAGCTTCGGATCATCCTTTTCTTCTGCTGATGGGACGTAGACAGGCAATCTTATTACCTCCATGTGATTTACAAATTGACAGAGAAGAAGTAAAAAATGACGGCCCTGCCaataagaattcaaatatattttaaactagGATCCTGAAACCTCTACAAATATCAGAAGTGGTAGCCACGGATGAGTTGGTTTCATAAGTAATGATCATCAGAATGTAAGCCATATGAGAAACTTCAGAATCAGAATATTTAACGCACATACTCAAAATGAATTATAGCGTTTAAGAAAATACTACTGCACAACCCGATTGGATGATGTATGACTTCCATTTAGCAAATTCTccttaacaaaattttaagagGAAATCTTGAAAGGGCAAATATGATAAAATAGAAAGCCTTACTCCTGTTATTGATTCCCAGGCCAAACTAAATCTCTGATACGGATATCTTAAAATATATGGAAGGACAGGAGCTTTCGACAAAAAGGCACCCGTTTTGAATGGCAGGAGATACTCCCCATTGGTAGTTGTTCCTTCtgtaaaagtaaataataacaTATTAAACGACTTGGACAATAAACAAACACAAGCACAAATTCCTAATTAGTCCTCAGCTATCACAATAGCCATTCTCACTAATAAATTTATGATGTTCACATTCTTTTATTGCTATATACAAAACATGAAAATTTTTAGGTCAAAATACCATTGTGGCCCCGAAAATTTAGGTAGTTCATGTACTTCTAATTGTTTTTTTCCTTATAAGAAGTGTACttttaagtgttcaaatttaGTTACTATACGTTCAATAAGGGGATTTTTGTACAGATGGCCCGAATTGGGAGGGAAAAAATGAGACTTGTCCCGCTTTGTGAAAATGAGGTTTTTTTGGTCCTTTGCTAACGTCAAATTCGGGTGAAATTACCAGAGCAAAACCCTCCCGCACGCAAATTGGCTCTCTCGCTCCCTTGCTTGACCTCTCGCTCGCTCTTCTCACGATCTCGCTCTCCTCTCATATAGGGAGGGGGAAAAACTGGAggtaattttgtaaaattgctTGAGGATGATGTAAGCAAGAGGTCAAAATCTTAGGTTTTAAAAAGTGAGGCATTTTTCATTTTGGGCCTCAAAAATGGGTCAGCTGTACAGTTTTCTCTTCAATAAGCCTTAAAATTAGTCAATAACCCTAATATTATTGTCAACTTTTCAACAAAAAAGTTTAAGTTGTATTAGTCTTCCCTCTacatattttgaaaacatattcacattgTGTCTTTTTTTGCATTgaaattgttgggttgtatgttataaaactcacagtttgtcatgttaaacatattttattatcaataaagatgttattgacgtttattcaataaaattgttattgaatatgtgaattgcacttgtcaagtctaaatccaataaactaaagattcatgactattatatgaatacatgaacttcatgtggagacgtaagagtggatcaagttcagtaaatagccaaaatggtctatagtatacgaataagactgggtacctgaTGCAGCCcattctatagttgttacaatttgttgtaaagtgctacaaacgaaataATCCTGATCTGTTCacgtattgacatgaggagcgggggcatcatatgcaatgagtttgcataagatcggacaaaGAATTAAGtcaatcttactttataacgttgtttactgtttaagaccgactatttcaaagcgataacctaggtaacttgaccttaatcctgaattaactatgaactcttgtttattcaggattatctttagatttacaTGGTTGAGTGTTGACTCAACagcatcggctcaataagcctcccatttcagaggtaagaccgggcaaatagctggggacatagaatgCAAGACGGAATTCTCTCCTACCCGcgtttagggatagtagagaggttattccccttaagtgttgactccaagtcttgaacaagaaaccccaccctctcattggcccgagagggactcggtttaatgattggatcacaaaaccaattgtttattagagaatcaatgggacttaaggagcaagatgtaatctcggggataaaacagCTTAtaacccagccattattacgaacaagcagtgaagggttgacttacttatcatggttatatcaaatggacacataatatatctaccatgaggggagtgcaacaaCAGACTATAGTGGACAatcctgttagttaacgaatattgattaactaggttaaagagtttgaccggttagtctcggatcgttggagcccatgatctgtaggtccatcgggTCTCCTTGTTAGTTCAatacagacaaaattgaagaactaggtgaagtaagaatttgaaatgttcaaattcgagcattaggaaaaattgtattttatatgagatataatttacgattaaataatttatttattaattattttttagaatattctcgaacattagcatgaaagtgttttttaaacttgatcAAAATTaggtattaaaaataatttaatatgtgatattaaatttttttaaaatattttctaaattatgaaaatgttttttcataaaagtctgttttatttatattaaaattagttagTAGAAAAATctaattgttggattttcccactaagtggactttgaagtgGCACTTCCAAAGCTTAACACGTAAAGATTACATGCTAGTGGATTTTGAGgtagaagacatgcaaaatatGATTTTGcatgtaatttatctttaaatagtttggtttttgaaacGTGGAAAAACTAATGCTTCTTCGACTTTTCACTTGACTCTTCCACCAAAATCTCTTTACTATCCACTTTTCTAGAGTGAAATTCCCTTGTCTTCACTAACAAAACGGTCCCACCACCGTGTTCTTCAACCGAAGAAAAGCAAGAATGTACCGTTGGTGGTGTCAATCGAGTACGGAGAGGAAGATTGCAGTGAATTCTACAAAGGTTTATTTTCTAAccctttatgcatgcttattctaGTTTTATGTAATAAGAACGTTATAGATCCTTGCTTCCGCTGTGCTTGCTGTTTTTTATGTTCCATCAGAAATTTgaaattactattattatttaaccaaatacaatttaattatatttacatCTACCTTGCTCACTAATTTTACATGTCAAATCTCTAAATGAAACCTCCCGATGACTCATTCCAAAAAAGAAACTTAAGATGCCAAAAGAATGAGGCTTCTCCCAGCATTTTTATCCCCTTCTGTACAAGCACAACAACTATAGCCAAACCTTTGACTGAAAAGCTCAAAAAAGCTTTCCCCTCCTCTTcccaattttcctttttcttaaaGAAACTAATGATTCTTGTATAGTGGCCATTGAGCTTACTGGTGATCATGTTTAGCAGACAATAAGGTCCTTGTTTTCAAGCATGACCTTGACAGAGTTGTACAGTTTTGGAGGCCTTGGTTCTACTAAATGAATTCTTAGGTGCATCCCTCGTGCAATTATCTGTCATCATCAAGGGAAAACCAAGACACAACATTCTTCCTTCAATTGCATTGGAGGTAGAGGTCATCCCTCGTGCAGATTCTCATTTCCAATTAGCTTATGACACTTTTTAGGAGGCTACGGGTCTATAAAAAAGCCTCTCTAAAACAAAGCTCACTGGCATAAATTGTTCCAAATAAATCCTTCCCTACATATCTGGTTGCATTGGTGATTGGTAGGAGAAGTGGTACTATTCTTATCGAGACTTTCCTCTAAATGACAACCCTTTGCAAAGCTGTTTGGAACTTGATCATTACAAGAATTCATTGCAAGCTTGATAGGTAGAAGGAAACTCTTCCATCGCAATGGAGGTACCCTCACCCTCATCCAAGCCATAATCCTACCAAACGTCCCTTCTCAAAAAGCCAAGCATTGACCCTAAGAAACTATTGGGAAGGAGTTGCAGATAATGGTggcttcctttttattttttggctCCAAGGTGGCCTCCCTATCTCTCAATGGTGCCTCAAAATTGGAAATATTGAAAACAAGAATTTGGCTCACTTCTCTAAATGCTCCGTCACAAAATTATTTCTCTAAAGTATAGTAGTGATCAAATGGTAGCAGTTCTTTCTCCCCCAACACTAAATATAGAGGCCCTCCAAAATAAGATTAGGAAGATAGTTGGTGGGCTCCTGCTATTTTTCAGTGTCTTCCCCAAGATTTGGGGCAGAATCATAGCCTTAGAAGAAACTTTACAATCTTGTAGTTAAAAAATGGATCCCTCTCAAGAACCTTTTGGCAGATTTCTCCCTCTCCTTCTCAGATGATAGCTGGTTCTGAAATCAACATTTCAGGCACATGCACCTCCTTTAGCAAGTCTGTGATCTTGTCTATCTCACTTCGATAAGGATCTCTCCATTCTCAGCTCAAATCACTGCAAAGCTatttcaagacaagattcataGAAAGATGTCTGACTCTCTATGCAGATTGCAGAATCTCAACACCACCTCATTCACTTTCCTCAAAGCTTGGAACTTCTGGAAAGCTATTTATTTTGGAAGGGCATCCATTTAAAAAGGAAGTCAATATTCTATAACTTACTTTCACCAAAGTTCTTTTGTCATCCTTGTGACTGTAGAAACGGCAGAGTTTGTCGAGACAGAGATTTCTTTTGGTTTCGGTAACAACTCTGTTTATACTTTTTACACTAGTTGGAAGAAGTTTTTGCACCTTCCCTAGTGAGGGCTCTCCCCTGGTTGTTCTGTGTCATTTGGTCGATTAAATTGTTTCATATTgacaaaaaataacaataaacaaagattagTTTACTGGgcttaatattaaaataataataatgttattTTCTGATTTCTACATATAAATTAGTtgtcaaattattattattttttaatagttattAGTTAGGTAAATTTTGTACCTGGCTTAAATAACAAAGCCAGAGTCCTGAACTATCAAGTGAGACAAGTTCAAGCACCGTGATTCTATTAAAATAAAGGGGCACACAACAATCAGGAAGAAACACAATAACAGAAAACGTGGTCAAGAGCACATTAAGAGACCTGGAAAAAGCATCATCATGGGAGCAGAGCTATTCTTCACAGCTTCTCGAATTCTTTCACTCACAACACCTATAACCAACACTGTGATTAATATCTGGAGGCCAGATTCAGAATTACAGATGAACATTAGTTAAGAGCCATTTTGTGGGACTAGTGTTCTTGAATGAACTATTACGCTAAAATCATGCAGCACTGGGGATTTACAGTAAGATTGTGCAAAAAATGACGGATTCCAACATTGTCTTAAAACACTTAACGAACTCAAATCTACAACTAGAATGCCAATGGTATGAGCATCTCGAAATAAGTTTCAGAAAGCAACAACAATCAAAGGAAAATGTCATAGATGATTGAGAGATGGAAGCATGAGGTACCTGAAACACCCTTAGATTCAGATGTCTTTGACTCCCGTTGAACATAGACACAGCCAAGGCATTTGCTGTCACAAAAAACCAACAGCTAAACTTAAGATATATAGAACATCAAACAGGTTCAGGGATAAAATTGGTTTTCcccttaaattttaaagataaacCTTCAATAAAAGTTTGGCTTTTGGAACAAAATAATCATAATAGTAAATCGATTCAAGATGtaccaaaaaaagaagaaaagcaaaaCTAACCTGATAATACCAACTAGAGGAAGTTTAGCCACTGATCTCTTCAGccaaaaca
This genomic window from Benincasa hispida cultivar B227 chromosome 4, ASM972705v1, whole genome shotgun sequence contains:
- the LOC120074992 gene encoding deSI-like protein At4g17486, with translation MKMKLGSKKWKSIAPRLKGKSPSPSFCLFSKAKSVNYGPGKTPVYLNVYDLTPMNGYVYWAGLGIFHSGVEVHGVEYAFGAHDYPTSGVFEVQPRQCPGFKFRRSILIGTTCLDPREVREFMEQRSSSYYGDTYHLIVKNCNHFCRDVCHQLTGKSIPKWVNRLAKIGSICNCILPESLRISAVRHDPAYPPYETEKTKLRNAFSCLSSISSRQKQLSSTSLFLQSPLKGWELKKSSSEPSCLKG